Proteins co-encoded in one Desulfitobacterium hafniense DCB-2 genomic window:
- the cydC gene encoding thiol reductant ABC exporter subunit CydC, which yields MKNLRWIIKEILPLWPRVCLALLLSALTVTSHIGLMATSSYLLARAALQPPIMDLMITIVGVRFFGISRAVFRYFERLVSHDVTFRVLSRMRMIVYKGIEPLAPARLKELRSGDLLSRIVGDVEVQQNLFLRVLAPPLVAVLVLLCYGGFLAYFNQGFTMILAAFFLAAGVALPLLVRALGKGIGQMKIQAKARMYTFILDSLQGMPEMLAFGQTGAVFQRIQEAQSELSHSERRMAKVTGTANALMGMSSHLGMLAVLVLGIILVEGRQIDGVLLGMLALGVLSSFEAVATLPAGQQYLEENEAAGRRLKHLIDEGRNLEKEKGRLDAPGLEPELAFENVRFRYEPNGPWVLDNISVKIPGGRRIGIVGQSGAGKSTLVNLLVRFWEPAAGEIRLGGVNIKELTPQVVRENMGIVSQKPYLFHATIKENLLLAKPEATNEELYEAARRARIHDFILSLPQGYDCLIGEEGMKLSGGQQQRLAIARVLLKDAPILILDEATSGLDPVTERELKEELFALAENRTLIVITHHLELVKDMDEILVLGKGRILEQGKHEELMRKEGQYRRLWEKGY from the coding sequence ATGAAAAATCTGAGGTGGATCATCAAAGAAATACTTCCTCTCTGGCCCAGGGTGTGCTTGGCTTTGCTGTTAAGTGCCCTGACCGTTACCAGCCACATCGGTTTGATGGCGACTTCTTCCTATCTGCTGGCTCGGGCAGCCTTGCAGCCCCCGATTATGGATCTGATGATCACGATTGTGGGGGTTCGTTTCTTTGGGATTTCCCGGGCGGTTTTCCGCTATTTTGAGCGCCTGGTTTCCCATGATGTCACCTTTCGGGTGTTAAGCCGTATGCGGATGATTGTTTATAAGGGTATTGAACCATTAGCTCCTGCCCGGCTTAAAGAGTTGCGTAGCGGGGATTTGCTCAGCCGCATTGTGGGAGATGTGGAAGTACAGCAGAACCTGTTTTTGCGGGTCCTGGCTCCCCCCCTTGTGGCCGTGCTGGTTTTGCTTTGCTATGGAGGTTTCCTTGCTTATTTTAATCAAGGATTCACTATGATCCTGGCAGCATTTTTTCTGGCTGCAGGTGTTGCTCTGCCTTTGCTTGTCCGGGCTTTAGGAAAGGGTATCGGTCAGATGAAAATCCAGGCCAAAGCCAGGATGTATACTTTTATTTTGGATAGCTTGCAGGGGATGCCGGAAATGCTGGCCTTTGGACAGACCGGAGCTGTGTTCCAGAGGATTCAAGAAGCCCAAAGTGAACTCAGTCACTCTGAGCGAAGAATGGCTAAAGTAACAGGAACGGCAAATGCCCTGATGGGGATGAGCTCTCATTTGGGAATGCTGGCTGTCCTGGTTCTGGGAATAATTCTCGTAGAGGGAAGACAGATTGACGGGGTTCTATTGGGTATGTTGGCCTTGGGGGTACTGAGCAGTTTCGAGGCTGTAGCGACCCTGCCCGCCGGCCAGCAGTATTTGGAGGAAAATGAGGCGGCGGGAAGGCGTCTTAAGCACCTAATCGATGAAGGCCGTAATCTGGAGAAGGAGAAAGGCAGGCTGGATGCCCCTGGCCTTGAACCTGAGCTTGCATTCGAGAATGTGCGTTTTCGCTATGAGCCGAATGGCCCCTGGGTATTGGATAACATTTCGGTTAAGATACCAGGAGGCAGACGGATTGGTATCGTGGGTCAAAGTGGAGCGGGGAAAAGCACCCTAGTTAATCTATTGGTTCGATTTTGGGAACCCGCTGCCGGGGAAATTCGCTTAGGGGGAGTAAACATCAAAGAATTAACTCCCCAGGTTGTTCGGGAAAACATGGGCATAGTGTCTCAAAAACCCTATCTTTTTCATGCTACAATCAAAGAAAATCTCTTATTGGCCAAGCCGGAAGCCACTAACGAAGAGTTATACGAAGCAGCCCGCAGAGCAAGAATTCATGATTTTATTCTTTCTCTTCCTCAAGGATATGATTGCTTAATCGGTGAAGAGGGGATGAAGCTTTCCGGTGGGCAGCAGCAGCGTCTGGCCATCGCCCGCGTCTTACTAAAAGATGCGCCTATCCTTATTTTGGATGAAGCGACCAGTGGACTGGACCCGGTTACGGAACGGGAGCTTAAAGAAGAACTATTTGCTTTGGCAGAGAATAGGACACTCATCGTGATTACTCATCATCTTGAACTTGTTAAAGATATGGATGAAATACTGGTGTTGGGGAAGGGAAGAATTCTTGAGCAGGGGAAACACGAAGAGTTGATGAGAAAAGAAGGTCAGTACCGGCGTCTATGGGAGAAGGGCTATTGA
- a CDS encoding sodium:proton antiporter, whose protein sequence is MEHSLGTLLPLYSVIPFVGMLLSIALGPVLFPKFWHHHFGKVSAAWAALLAVPLIVVYGKQGVDELLHLLIADYIPFIILIGSLFTVGGGILVRTSLKGTTWVNAGFLTIGAIVASWMGTTGAAMLLIRPFLRVNKDRKYKAFMVVFFIFMVANVGGSLTPLGDPPLFLGFLHGVPFFWTLRLITPMAVVLAGLLLMYIAFDKYYLAKEQKEAGLALASSAGDRAVAATQNIANEGSAPEKKLEILGAQNFILLAAIIGVILFSGYVKMSEVSILGVHLGWQDVIRNLVLVAIMVISMKITAKTVREENEYSWGPILEIVYLFFGIFVTMAPALAILKAGESGALSFITAAVKEPAQYFWITGALSSFLDNAPTYLTFFSTALGQFYPGVAEGPAVAQFLVEQPLYLLAISAGSVFFGAVTYIGNAPNFMVRSIAEESGVKMPSFFGYMVYSVCILLPLFGIVTWLFFL, encoded by the coding sequence ATGGAACACTCTTTAGGAACGTTATTACCATTATATTCTGTCATTCCTTTTGTCGGTATGTTGTTATCCATCGCCCTCGGACCTGTTCTGTTTCCTAAGTTTTGGCATCATCATTTTGGGAAGGTGTCGGCTGCCTGGGCAGCATTGCTTGCTGTTCCACTAATTGTAGTTTATGGAAAACAAGGCGTGGATGAGCTGCTCCATTTACTTATCGCTGATTACATCCCCTTTATCATTCTCATTGGCTCCCTATTTACAGTGGGTGGTGGAATTTTAGTTCGCACATCCCTTAAGGGGACCACTTGGGTCAATGCAGGTTTCCTGACCATCGGGGCTATTGTTGCTTCATGGATGGGAACTACAGGAGCGGCTATGCTGTTGATCCGCCCCTTCCTGCGTGTGAATAAGGACCGTAAGTATAAGGCCTTTATGGTGGTCTTCTTTATTTTCATGGTTGCCAATGTAGGAGGATCATTGACCCCCTTAGGGGATCCGCCGCTTTTCCTGGGCTTTTTGCATGGAGTCCCCTTCTTTTGGACCTTGCGCCTCATAACCCCCATGGCTGTTGTACTGGCCGGGTTATTGCTCATGTATATTGCTTTTGATAAATACTATCTGGCTAAGGAACAAAAAGAAGCCGGCCTGGCCCTTGCCTCATCCGCCGGCGATAGAGCGGTGGCGGCAACGCAGAACATCGCCAATGAAGGTTCAGCGCCAGAGAAAAAGCTGGAAATTCTGGGCGCTCAGAACTTTATTCTGTTAGCTGCAATTATTGGTGTGATTCTTTTTAGCGGTTATGTTAAGATGAGCGAAGTATCGATTCTAGGGGTTCATCTTGGCTGGCAGGATGTTATTCGCAATCTGGTTCTTGTGGCTATTATGGTTATTTCTATGAAAATCACAGCCAAGACAGTTCGTGAGGAAAATGAATACTCCTGGGGACCCATTCTGGAGATTGTTTATCTTTTCTTCGGAATCTTTGTCACCATGGCGCCTGCTTTAGCGATTTTGAAGGCCGGAGAGTCCGGAGCCTTGTCTTTCATTACTGCAGCAGTAAAAGAGCCGGCTCAATATTTCTGGATTACCGGAGCATTATCCAGCTTCCTGGACAATGCCCCGACCTACCTGACTTTCTTTAGCACCGCTTTAGGTCAATTCTATCCCGGTGTGGCTGAAGGGCCTGCAGTGGCTCAGTTCTTAGTGGAACAGCCCTTATATCTCCTGGCGATTTCTGCCGGCTCAGTGTTCTTTGGAGCAGTTACCTATATCGGCAATGCACCAAACTTTATGGTGCGGTCTATAGCTGAAGAATCCGGAGTAAAAATGCCCAGCTTTTTCGGCTATATGGTGTATAGTGTCTGCATTTTGCTTCCTCTTTTTGGGATAGTAACCTGGCTTTTCTTTCTCTAA
- a CDS encoding cytochrome ubiquinol oxidase subunit I encodes MTELILSRLQFAVTTSYHFLFVPLTLGLSVLVALMETWYVRTGDETYKKMAKFWGKLFLINFAMGVVTGLVQEFQFGMNWSEYSRFMGDIFGAPLAIEALLAFFIESTFLGVWIFGWDKLSKKVHCMSIWLVAIASNLSALWILIANSFMQEPVGYVLRNGRAEMVDFLAVVTNQHVFYQFPHTVLSGFTTGAFFVLGISAYHLAKKKHVDVFMRSAKFALIFGIISIFGVLGIGHAQGMHLVESQPMKMAAAEAHWETESPAGFNVFAIVDKENNTNSFEIKVPGVLSFMSYGTFDAEVKGMNELQAEAVQKYGEGNYIPPVTSLFWSFRIMVGVGSLLVLIALLGAFLYKTKRFENTMWFLKLLPWMIPLPYIANLTGWFLAEQGRQPWIVYGLQKTADGLSTSVPAAYIWTSLIGFTLLYGILAIVDVYLILKFVKRGPVEAEDEDSSTDVAKGASLWT; translated from the coding sequence TTGACCGAACTAATCTTATCCAGGTTGCAGTTTGCGGTGACAACATCCTATCATTTTTTATTTGTGCCGCTGACTCTGGGGCTGTCCGTCCTCGTTGCCCTCATGGAAACTTGGTACGTCAGGACGGGGGATGAAACCTATAAGAAAATGGCCAAGTTCTGGGGTAAGCTCTTTCTCATTAACTTCGCCATGGGTGTCGTGACAGGGTTAGTCCAGGAATTCCAATTTGGGATGAATTGGTCTGAGTATTCCCGGTTCATGGGGGATATCTTTGGCGCACCCTTGGCGATTGAAGCACTTTTAGCATTTTTTATCGAATCGACGTTTTTAGGGGTTTGGATTTTTGGGTGGGATAAATTATCCAAGAAAGTCCACTGTATGAGCATCTGGCTGGTAGCTATTGCCAGCAATCTATCGGCTTTATGGATTTTAATCGCCAATTCTTTTATGCAGGAACCTGTGGGTTATGTCCTGCGCAATGGCCGTGCAGAAATGGTGGATTTTTTGGCGGTAGTGACCAATCAGCACGTTTTCTATCAATTCCCGCACACTGTGCTGAGCGGATTTACCACGGGGGCCTTCTTTGTCTTAGGGATCAGCGCTTATCATCTCGCCAAGAAAAAACATGTGGATGTTTTCATGCGGTCGGCAAAATTTGCTTTGATTTTCGGCATCATCAGTATTTTTGGTGTCCTGGGCATCGGCCATGCTCAAGGCATGCATTTGGTTGAATCCCAACCTATGAAGATGGCTGCCGCTGAGGCCCATTGGGAAACGGAGAGCCCTGCCGGATTCAATGTGTTTGCTATTGTCGATAAAGAAAACAATACCAACAGTTTTGAGATTAAAGTTCCTGGTGTATTGAGTTTTATGTCTTATGGAACCTTTGACGCTGAGGTCAAGGGAATGAATGAATTACAAGCAGAAGCTGTCCAAAAGTATGGCGAGGGAAATTATATTCCCCCGGTCACCTCCTTGTTCTGGTCTTTCCGGATTATGGTGGGGGTCGGCAGTTTATTGGTCCTGATCGCCTTGCTGGGGGCTTTCCTCTATAAGACGAAGCGTTTCGAAAATACGATGTGGTTCTTAAAGCTTCTTCCCTGGATGATTCCATTGCCCTATATAGCCAACTTGACGGGGTGGTTCCTGGCAGAACAAGGCCGTCAGCCCTGGATTGTTTATGGTCTGCAGAAGACGGCGGATGGACTTTCCACTTCTGTACCCGCTGCGTATATCTGGACCAGCCTGATTGGCTTTACTCTGCTTTATGGTATTTTAGCCATTGTTGATGTGTACCTTATTCTGAAGTTCGTCAAGCGAGGGCCTGTTGAGGCTGAGGATGAAGATTCCTCAACTGATGTAGCGAAGGGGGCATCATTATGGACTTAA
- a CDS encoding DUF2935 domain-containing protein, which translates to MSTLPMTGDFIRESLELHLFWARIIKEHLIFLESGFMCKDADWMQEADALKCSFEEILHEANCLADGKVGIEVMKSGELFTNKTLKAEQKTQELTCIPINSQLTVETMSLHPYMGVGMGMVPCEQEIAEQVYALNEKALACACNVYEFTDRALKAILQCCITSHNFPSLYEHQMKETEMYMKQIRKLQNHQYTDPTCHMVEMQMFWDHIMKEHAEVISHLLDPKEKAMITRADHFAQAYEQLLNQLGNGTVPDQSFRRITSETIRVTGEFKDFKAAGTDAILCCQLRSLILPLLADHVLREAIHYLRILGLPLPEFKGGKG; encoded by the coding sequence ATGAGTACCCTGCCAATGACTGGCGATTTCATTCGGGAATCCTTGGAATTGCATCTTTTTTGGGCGAGGATTATAAAAGAGCATCTCATCTTTTTGGAAAGCGGCTTTATGTGTAAGGATGCGGATTGGATGCAGGAAGCCGATGCTCTCAAATGCAGCTTTGAAGAAATTCTCCATGAAGCCAATTGTTTGGCCGATGGAAAAGTGGGCATTGAAGTGATGAAGTCGGGAGAGCTGTTTACCAATAAGACCCTGAAGGCGGAGCAAAAGACCCAGGAGCTTACCTGTATACCGATTAACTCTCAGTTGACTGTAGAAACCATGAGCTTACACCCTTATATGGGCGTGGGGATGGGCATGGTTCCCTGTGAGCAGGAAATAGCCGAACAAGTCTATGCATTAAACGAAAAGGCTCTGGCCTGTGCATGCAATGTCTATGAGTTTACGGATCGGGCTTTAAAGGCCATTTTGCAGTGCTGTATCACCAGTCATAATTTCCCGTCCCTGTATGAACATCAAATGAAAGAAACAGAAATGTATATGAAGCAGATCAGGAAACTGCAAAACCATCAGTATACGGATCCCACCTGCCACATGGTGGAAATGCAAATGTTCTGGGACCATATTATGAAGGAACATGCCGAAGTGATCAGCCATTTGCTGGACCCTAAAGAAAAGGCCATGATTACCCGGGCTGACCATTTTGCCCAAGCTTATGAACAGCTCTTAAATCAGTTGGGAAATGGAACAGTACCCGACCAGAGCTTCAGGAGAATTACCAGTGAAACCATCCGGGTAACCGGAGAGTTCAAGGACTTTAAAGCCGCGGGAACGGATGCCATCTTATGCTGTCAGTTGCGATCCTTGATTCTTCCCTTGCTGGCCGATCATGTCTTAAGAGAAGCGATTCACTACCTGCGCATTCTTGGCTTACCCTTACCGGAGTTCAAAGGCGGAAAAGGATAA
- the cydB gene encoding cytochrome d ubiquinol oxidase subunit II, producing MDLNILWFILISVLFIGFFFLEGFDYGVGILLPFMGKNDTERRIVINTIGPVWDGNEVWLITAGGAIFAAFPNWYATLFSGFYLALFFILVALILRGVAFEFRSSDRSPRWRSAWDGGIFVGSLLSAILWGVAVTNILRGVPINGEMQYVGTFFDLLSPYTLLGGVTTLLLFTVHGALYLTLKTEGEMVRRAWGIAKAVSVAALVVLVLLAAMTYLQTDLFLSTPATLGILVCALAMILTVLFTYKKAAGKAFIASSLTIASLVLSVFLGLFPRVMVSSLNPEWSLNIYNASSSPYTLKIMTIVALTLVPIVLAYQIWTYWVFRKRVTAKDVHY from the coding sequence ATGGACTTAAATATTCTGTGGTTTATCCTGATTTCCGTACTCTTCATCGGTTTCTTTTTCTTAGAAGGCTTTGACTATGGGGTAGGGATTCTTCTCCCTTTCATGGGCAAAAACGATACCGAGCGCCGTATTGTGATCAATACCATCGGGCCGGTTTGGGATGGCAATGAAGTATGGCTGATTACCGCGGGTGGTGCTATCTTTGCTGCGTTTCCCAACTGGTATGCCACTCTTTTCAGCGGTTTCTATTTAGCCCTGTTCTTTATTCTGGTGGCTTTGATCCTTCGCGGCGTAGCTTTTGAATTCCGCAGCAGTGATCGCTCTCCGCGCTGGCGCTCTGCTTGGGATGGAGGAATTTTCGTCGGCAGCTTGCTTAGTGCCATTCTCTGGGGTGTGGCAGTTACCAATATCTTACGGGGTGTGCCTATCAATGGGGAGATGCAGTATGTAGGGACCTTTTTTGACCTCTTATCACCCTACACACTCCTTGGCGGAGTCACCACTCTCCTTTTATTCACCGTACATGGCGCCCTCTATCTGACCTTAAAGACGGAAGGTGAAATGGTTCGGAGGGCTTGGGGCATAGCTAAAGCAGTAAGCGTTGCAGCTCTTGTCGTCCTTGTCCTTCTCGCGGCTATGACCTATTTACAAACTGATCTTTTCCTAAGCACTCCGGCCACCCTGGGAATTCTGGTGTGTGCCCTGGCCATGATTCTGACCGTGCTGTTTACTTATAAGAAAGCCGCTGGCAAGGCATTTATAGCCAGCAGCCTGACTATTGCATCTTTAGTGCTCTCCGTGTTCTTGGGACTTTTCCCACGGGTCATGGTGTCCAGCCTGAATCCTGAATGGAGCCTGAATATCTACAATGCTTCATCCAGCCCCTACACCTTAAAGATCATGACCATAGTCGCTTTGACTTTGGTGCCGATTGTTCTGGCTTATCAGATCTGGACCTACTGGGTATTCCGCAAACGTGTCACAGCGAAGGATGTTCATTATTAA
- the cydD gene encoding thiol reductant ABC exporter subunit CydD, with translation MLDKRLMREGKHVKRYLLGTIALGLGIALLAIIQAWLLSQVIAQVFLEDAPFGQVQGYLLAILGVIGVRGIFQYCSEVTAREAAIRVKERVRVRFLHKILALGPVYARGERGGELLNTAVEGIEALDDYFARYVPQLILAVLVPMLTLAFVLPKDFQSALVLIITGPLIPFFMILIGKLAEKKSLRQWQSLSRMSAHFLDMLQGLTTLKLFGRSKDQATVISRVSEAFRKSTMSVMKVAFLSAFVLEFMGMISTAIIAVTLGLRLINGTVPYAEALFILILAPEFYLPLRTLGLSFHARLSGSNAAQRIFEVLELENQLESELNGVELGGGAEEPGHLFRGEQGAPWLTFKQVDLCYEQEGERVLKDINFTLRLGERVALIGPSGAGKSSLLQILLRFVEPTQGKVLINDTVLNRIPAAAWREMISYVPQKPYLFAGSIMENIRFGNPGAAWADVVRAAQLAMAHEFISELPQGYDTLVGEGGARLSGGQAQRIAISRAFLKDAPLLLLDEVTSGLDNENEKDLLIALEGLCQDRTVIFTTHRMRTTIEADRILVLDKGRIIEEGSPQTLLNNQGLYTHFVSTYGREEE, from the coding sequence ATGCTCGATAAGCGTTTGATGCGGGAAGGCAAACATGTTAAAAGATACCTTTTAGGGACCATAGCCCTTGGCCTGGGAATAGCTTTGCTGGCGATTATTCAGGCCTGGCTCCTCTCCCAGGTGATTGCCCAAGTTTTTCTGGAAGACGCACCTTTTGGCCAAGTGCAAGGATATCTTCTGGCCATTTTGGGTGTCATCGGTGTACGGGGGATTTTCCAGTATTGCAGTGAAGTAACTGCCCGTGAGGCGGCCATCCGGGTAAAGGAAAGGGTAAGGGTGCGGTTTCTGCACAAGATCCTGGCGCTGGGGCCTGTGTATGCCCGGGGGGAGCGGGGAGGGGAACTGCTCAACACAGCGGTAGAGGGAATTGAAGCCTTGGATGATTATTTTGCCCGCTATGTTCCCCAACTCATTTTAGCTGTTTTAGTACCGATGCTTACGTTAGCTTTTGTCCTGCCTAAGGATTTTCAATCTGCCCTTGTCTTAATCATAACCGGCCCCCTCATTCCTTTCTTCATGATCTTGATTGGCAAACTTGCTGAGAAAAAGTCTTTACGGCAATGGCAAAGCTTAAGCCGTATGAGCGCTCATTTTCTTGATATGCTTCAAGGCTTAACCACCCTGAAGCTGTTCGGGCGGAGTAAAGACCAAGCCACAGTGATCAGCCGGGTCAGCGAGGCCTTTCGGAAGAGTACCATGAGCGTCATGAAAGTAGCTTTTTTATCGGCTTTTGTCCTGGAGTTTATGGGGATGATCAGCACCGCAATCATTGCCGTAACCTTGGGCCTTCGTTTGATTAATGGCACGGTTCCCTATGCTGAGGCGCTTTTCATTCTGATCTTAGCTCCGGAGTTTTATTTGCCCTTAAGGACTCTTGGTTTGTCTTTTCATGCACGACTCTCCGGGAGCAATGCTGCTCAGCGCATTTTCGAAGTCCTTGAGCTAGAGAACCAGCTGGAATCTGAGTTGAATGGGGTGGAATTGGGCGGAGGGGCGGAGGAGCCCGGTCATTTGTTCAGGGGAGAGCAAGGCGCGCCTTGGCTTACATTTAAACAGGTGGACCTATGCTATGAGCAAGAGGGAGAAAGAGTTTTAAAGGATATTAACTTTACCCTCCGCCTTGGTGAACGGGTGGCTTTGATTGGACCCAGTGGCGCGGGAAAAAGCTCCCTTCTGCAGATTCTGCTTAGGTTTGTAGAACCGACACAAGGAAAGGTGCTGATTAACGATACGGTATTAAACAGGATCCCGGCGGCAGCTTGGCGGGAGATGATTTCTTACGTTCCCCAGAAACCTTATCTCTTTGCCGGGTCGATTATGGAGAATATTCGCTTCGGCAACCCCGGGGCAGCTTGGGCAGACGTGGTAAGGGCTGCTCAACTGGCCATGGCCCATGAGTTTATCAGCGAACTTCCCCAAGGCTATGATACCCTTGTGGGTGAGGGAGGAGCCCGTTTAAGCGGGGGGCAGGCGCAGCGCATAGCCATCAGCCGGGCCTTTCTTAAGGATGCGCCGCTGCTGTTGCTGGACGAAGTGACCAGCGGCTTGGATAACGAAAATGAAAAGGATTTGCTGATAGCCTTGGAGGGCCTTTGTCAGGACAGGACCGTAATCTTTACCACCCATCGCATGAGGACGACGATTGAGGCGGATCGGATCCTGGTACTTGATAAGGGGAGGATTATTGAGGAGGGCTCTCCACAGACCTTACTCAATAATCAAGGGCTCTACACCCATTTCGTAAGCACCTATGGGAGGGAAGAGGAATGA
- a CDS encoding YcdB/YcdC domain-containing protein has protein sequence MNKKKMHKLAIPMAVALLVQGALPASVMAAAEVSAKTISAVETIAAPAQVKVSLEDAIKLVKNNFTIPAAYTKFTSGYNNYNERETWSLNWNSTDDAGGSFNAQVDVSTGEIIHMNSWNPASSSSQTSVPKYSYAEAKDIAQGLVNKILGDRLNQMELVPENTQITPVIDYGYTTYSVQWKRVANGVAFPSNGVSVQVNAYDGTITSYSLNWSKESIPDPKDVISADKAREAFVKNNLLQLQYFLNYGIRPLDSQEKDAKKDALLVYKLSNQSFSGMIDAQTGEPLKLNSGEWLNSDAVMEAGGGMGGMAKSSENALAPAEQKEVDDASKLLTKEQAIESAKKWVEIPDSLTLRGANLGLEGGLSQKRVWSFDWSQEESTDGYNYVYARVDAATGEVLGFSAYSPNPQPKGPDAIDRTAAKAIADAFIKKIQPDRVQQVEYLEVMDNGQKYPEDQPNHDFSYERVVNGVHVPGNGFSVSVERNTQKVVSYNMDFANVNFPDIAQAMDQKQGEDTFLKKRPLELKYVQINKNGQLSDIRLVYQPKMDNSFAVSNIMDAKTGEFLDWQGKPIKEQPRPYNFGDISGSFAEEEIRLLGQAGAFGEYGDQFRPDEHVTVKSLLSSMLIAKNGVWSYQGLSDEELLKQVKELGWVKENLSLNDQVSREFQAKLVVRMLQLEKIAQLEELFQAPYEDADTFSDGSLGYIALAKGLGVMNIEGNKFESTKKMTRAEAAYALVKALQSNR, from the coding sequence ATGAATAAGAAAAAAATGCATAAGTTAGCAATTCCCATGGCTGTGGCCTTATTAGTGCAGGGTGCACTACCTGCCTCCGTGATGGCGGCAGCTGAGGTGAGTGCAAAAACCATAAGTGCGGTAGAAACGATTGCCGCCCCGGCACAGGTTAAAGTGAGTTTGGAAGATGCTATTAAACTCGTTAAAAATAACTTTACTATTCCTGCAGCCTATACAAAGTTTACTTCGGGCTACAATAACTATAATGAAAGAGAGACTTGGTCCTTAAATTGGAATTCCACAGATGATGCCGGGGGTAGTTTTAACGCTCAAGTGGATGTAAGCACCGGTGAAATCATTCATATGAACAGTTGGAATCCTGCAAGTTCATCTTCGCAGACCAGTGTTCCCAAATATTCCTATGCAGAGGCTAAAGATATCGCTCAGGGTCTGGTGAACAAAATTCTGGGAGATCGGCTCAATCAGATGGAATTGGTGCCGGAAAACACCCAAATCACTCCTGTCATAGATTATGGCTATACGACCTATTCAGTGCAATGGAAGCGGGTGGCCAATGGCGTTGCTTTCCCAAGCAATGGTGTATCAGTTCAAGTGAATGCTTATGATGGTACGATTACAAGCTATTCTCTCAACTGGAGCAAAGAAAGCATTCCCGATCCCAAAGATGTTATCAGTGCAGACAAGGCTCGTGAGGCATTTGTAAAAAATAATCTTCTTCAGCTGCAATATTTCCTTAACTACGGTATTAGACCGCTGGATAGTCAGGAAAAGGACGCCAAGAAAGATGCCCTTTTAGTTTACAAATTAAGCAATCAATCTTTCAGCGGTATGATTGATGCCCAAACAGGGGAACCCCTCAAGCTTAACTCTGGCGAATGGCTTAATAGCGATGCCGTTATGGAGGCCGGCGGTGGTATGGGTGGAATGGCGAAGTCTTCAGAAAATGCCTTAGCGCCGGCCGAGCAAAAAGAAGTGGATGATGCATCTAAGCTGCTGACGAAGGAGCAGGCTATCGAAAGTGCCAAGAAATGGGTGGAAATACCGGACAGCCTCACTCTGCGCGGTGCCAATCTTGGCTTGGAAGGTGGCTTAAGCCAGAAACGTGTCTGGTCCTTTGATTGGAGTCAGGAAGAAAGCACGGATGGATACAACTATGTCTATGCCCGGGTGGATGCGGCCACAGGTGAAGTCCTTGGGTTCAGTGCCTATTCTCCTAACCCGCAGCCCAAAGGCCCAGATGCCATTGATCGGACTGCGGCGAAAGCAATTGCCGATGCTTTCATCAAGAAAATTCAACCTGACCGGGTTCAGCAGGTCGAGTATTTAGAGGTTATGGACAATGGTCAAAAGTATCCCGAAGATCAACCCAACCACGATTTCAGCTATGAGCGGGTTGTTAACGGAGTACATGTCCCCGGCAATGGTTTCTCCGTCTCCGTAGAACGCAATACCCAAAAAGTCGTCAGCTATAACATGGATTTCGCTAATGTGAATTTTCCGGATATCGCCCAGGCTATGGACCAAAAACAAGGTGAGGATACCTTCTTAAAGAAAAGACCTCTGGAACTCAAATATGTTCAGATTAACAAAAATGGTCAGTTATCGGATATCCGCTTAGTGTATCAACCTAAAATGGACAACAGTTTTGCCGTCTCCAACATTATGGATGCTAAAACCGGTGAATTCCTCGATTGGCAGGGCAAGCCCATTAAGGAGCAACCAAGACCCTATAACTTCGGTGATATCTCAGGCAGCTTCGCTGAGGAAGAAATCAGACTCCTTGGCCAGGCCGGAGCATTTGGTGAGTATGGTGATCAATTCAGACCTGATGAGCATGTCACCGTAAAATCGTTGCTAAGCTCCATGCTGATCGCCAAGAATGGCGTCTGGTCCTATCAAGGATTAAGCGATGAAGAGCTCTTGAAGCAAGTCAAGGAACTGGGGTGGGTCAAAGAGAATCTGTCCCTTAATGATCAGGTCAGCCGCGAGTTTCAAGCCAAACTAGTGGTTCGGATGCTGCAATTGGAGAAGATCGCTCAGCTTGAGGAGCTCTTCCAGGCTCCGTATGAGGATGCCGATACCTTTAGCGATGGTAGTCTTGGTTATATTGCTTTAGCCAAGGGTCTGGGGGTCATGAACATCGAGGGAAATAAATTTGAATCCACCAAGAAAATGACTCGTGCCGAAGCTGCTTATGCCCTGGTGAAAGCATTGCAATCCAATCGTTAA